One window from the genome of Verrucomicrobiota bacterium encodes:
- the tsaD gene encoding tRNA (adenosine(37)-N6)-threonylcarbamoyltransferase complex transferase subunit TsaD codes for MSGDLILAIESSCDETAVALVRGGEVLAHQVASQVEDHRPFGGVVPELASRRHNVALPPLIRGVVDEAAVRLVEVDAFAATSGPGLASSLLVGSTTAKALALSLGKPFLAINHLEGHLLSPFLGDSQGLVPNVSLVVSGGHTLLVEVRDFADYRLLGTTLDDAAGEAFDKVAKMLGLPYPGGPEIDERAALGDAKAFAFPRSLLSQGDWRFSFSGLKTAVLYAIRDLQEPLAPRLNDLCASFQAAVVEVLVSKTLEAAEGTGCGTVTMSGGVSGNRGLRQAMQTACEGRGLALRLAPGWLCTDNAAMIAQVAALKLANRETSPLEEDVNPNLRLTPA; via the coding sequence ATGTCGGGGGATTTGATTTTGGCGATTGAGTCTTCCTGCGATGAGACGGCGGTCGCGCTGGTGCGGGGTGGGGAGGTGTTGGCGCATCAGGTGGCTTCGCAGGTGGAAGACCATCGGCCCTTTGGGGGCGTGGTGCCGGAGTTGGCTTCCCGTCGACACAATGTGGCGCTGCCGCCTTTGATCCGCGGGGTGGTGGACGAGGCTGCGGTGAGGCTGGTGGAGGTGGATGCGTTTGCCGCCACGAGCGGGCCGGGCTTGGCGAGTTCGCTTTTGGTGGGTTCGACGACCGCTAAGGCTTTGGCGCTTTCTTTGGGCAAGCCTTTCCTGGCGATCAATCATTTGGAGGGGCATTTGCTTTCCCCTTTTCTGGGAGACTCTCAGGGCTTGGTTCCCAATGTGTCTTTGGTGGTCAGTGGGGGGCACACTTTGCTGGTGGAGGTCCGGGACTTTGCGGACTACCGCTTGCTTGGCACGACTTTGGATGACGCGGCGGGGGAGGCTTTTGACAAGGTGGCCAAGATGCTGGGTTTGCCTTATCCGGGTGGCCCGGAGATTGACGAACGAGCTGCTTTGGGGGATGCCAAGGCTTTTGCTTTTCCACGATCGCTCCTGAGCCAGGGTGATTGGCGCTTTAGTTTCAGTGGCTTGAAGACGGCGGTCCTCTATGCCATCCGCGATTTGCAGGAGCCGCTCGCGCCCCGGCTGAACGATCTCTGCGCGTCCTTCCAGGCGGCGGTCGTGGAGGTCCTGGTTTCCAAGACCCTGGAAGCCGCCGAAGGCACGGGGTGTGGCACCGTGACGATGAGCGGAGGGGTCAGTGGCAACCGGGGCTTGCGGCAGGCCATGCAAACGGCTTGTGAAGGGCGAGGCCTGGCGCTGCGCTTGGCTCCGGGGTGGCTCTGCACGGACAACGCTGCTATGATCGCCCAGGTGGCGGCCCTGAAACTGGCCAACCGGGAGACGTCTCCGCTGGAAGAAGATGTGAATCCCAATCTGCGGCTGACGCCTGCCTGA
- the metG gene encoding methionine--tRNA ligase, with translation MFYLTTAIDYTNGPPHIGHAYEKIWADVIARYHRLRGDEVYFLTGVDQHGQKVQQTAQKEGVHPATFAQRNTKKFLALWKKLGIDYDGWAATTDSRHQLCVGRILTTLHEQGALYKKAYSGFYSVRQEQFLSEKDRGPDGQFGPEWGEITEIEEENWYFKLSEHAEWLKRYLASRPDAVLPAFRKSELVNAVERAAETDLCISRPKERLSWGIEIPFDPDFVTYVWFDALINYISFAGYRNEDPTAGLPDFETLWPCQAHVIGKDILVPAHGIYWLAMLHAMGFSDQEMPPLLVHGWWNIRGEKMSKSLGNSIDPDALADRFGVDAIRYYLVRDISPGRDADFDLERLLMLYNTELANNLGNLCNRALNMAKRYRGGQLQPGSYQDEACQTLRAAFEKCLPLYRQAMDAFAVDEALSALREYLTAANTFAERSKPWELAKEEAKSARLDAVLYHMAEVVAHAAVLIAPILPEAAAKLRSQLKAEQLAELKLPDLKWGLLPAGHQTGKPKPVFPRLERETQ, from the coding sequence GTGTTCTACCTCACCACCGCCATCGACTACACCAACGGCCCCCCCCACATCGGGCACGCCTACGAAAAGATCTGGGCGGACGTCATCGCTCGCTACCACCGGCTGCGGGGGGACGAAGTCTACTTCCTCACGGGAGTCGACCAGCATGGACAAAAAGTGCAGCAAACCGCCCAAAAAGAAGGCGTCCACCCAGCCACCTTCGCCCAGCGGAACACGAAAAAATTCCTGGCACTCTGGAAAAAACTCGGAATCGACTACGATGGCTGGGCCGCCACCACCGACTCCCGCCACCAACTCTGCGTCGGCCGCATCCTCACCACCCTCCACGAGCAAGGCGCCCTCTACAAAAAAGCCTACAGCGGCTTCTACTCCGTCCGGCAAGAGCAATTCTTGAGCGAGAAAGACCGAGGCCCCGACGGCCAATTCGGGCCCGAATGGGGGGAAATCACCGAAATCGAAGAAGAAAACTGGTACTTCAAACTGAGCGAACACGCCGAATGGCTCAAACGCTACCTCGCCTCACGCCCCGACGCCGTCCTCCCGGCCTTTCGCAAAAGCGAACTCGTGAACGCCGTCGAACGCGCCGCCGAGACCGACCTCTGCATCTCCCGGCCGAAAGAACGCCTCAGCTGGGGCATCGAAATCCCCTTCGACCCCGACTTCGTCACCTACGTCTGGTTCGACGCCCTCATCAACTACATCTCCTTCGCCGGCTACCGGAACGAAGACCCCACCGCCGGCCTCCCCGACTTTGAAACCCTCTGGCCTTGTCAGGCCCACGTCATCGGGAAAGACATCCTCGTGCCGGCCCACGGCATCTACTGGCTCGCCATGCTGCACGCCATGGGCTTCAGCGACCAAGAAATGCCTCCCCTACTGGTCCACGGATGGTGGAACATCCGGGGAGAAAAAATGTCGAAAAGCCTCGGCAACAGCATCGACCCCGATGCCCTAGCCGACCGCTTCGGCGTGGACGCCATTCGCTACTACCTCGTGCGGGACATCAGCCCCGGACGAGATGCCGACTTCGACCTCGAACGCCTCTTGATGCTCTACAACACCGAGCTAGCCAACAACCTCGGCAACCTCTGCAACCGGGCGCTCAACATGGCCAAACGCTACCGCGGAGGCCAGCTTCAGCCGGGCAGCTACCAGGATGAAGCCTGCCAAACCCTCCGCGCCGCCTTTGAAAAATGCCTCCCCCTCTATCGCCAGGCCATGGATGCCTTCGCCGTCGATGAAGCGCTCTCGGCGCTCCGGGAATACCTCACCGCCGCCAACACCTTCGCCGAGCGCAGCAAGCCCTGGGAACTGGCCAAAGAGGAAGCGAAAAGCGCCCGGCTCGACGCCGTCTTGTATCACATGGCGGAAGTCGTGGCCCACGCCGCCGTCCTCATCGCCCCCATCCTCCCGGAAGCGGCCGCCAAACTCCGCAGCCAACTGAAAGCGGAGCAGCTGGCCGAACTAAAACTACCCGACCTCAAATGGGGCCTCCTCCCGGCAGGCCACCAAACCGGAAAACCCAAGCCCGTCTTCCCCAGGCTGGAAAGGGAAACTCAGTAA
- a CDS encoding SurA N-terminal domain-containing protein has translation MLSYIRNRSKTLMMAVFVVIVIAFAWLYNRNDPTTSGAEQTYFRLYQESYTGSEVGRLGRLSQVLAEVAPPYSGHPASQFLQVLSFGNTAEMDSTVSFVVNYLLVREEAERLGLFVPEELITEEIMSLPAFETNGQYDPAKFDDYLTNGLFLPYAGRQVSLASKGLTNADFYQLISTVVLFEELQKLVSDGLVLSDHFIELIHAGQNQTLAVQLIRLSPSEFENAIEVTEEEIQSYYQENPQEFQTPEERALHYVRLPFWDETPAPAPEASPTPKTEVADARLAQEREAQKNLRSDQIADFWVSIANDKGDFHAEAAQIDLEVQTAGPFPRSQAPEALSAVPELVNDLFLRTPGDPVSTTIYEQGEAWWVYTLTEIIEPTLRPYQEARTEAEASLRERKLRAKLDEAASDLRQKMASALSGGGDFATAAAAAGRTAETPEPLTAQGGSPEASALYRALANENVGQVAEPIRSGDDLLVATVLAKTLVQDPSKDTQMEFLGEQYNGFLGQIAFAAWLEQKREAADLELARFPQG, from the coding sequence ATGCTATCCTACATTCGCAATCGGAGCAAAACCCTCATGATGGCCGTCTTCGTCGTCATCGTGATCGCCTTCGCCTGGCTCTATAATCGAAACGACCCCACCACCAGCGGGGCCGAGCAGACCTACTTCCGCCTCTACCAAGAAAGCTACACCGGGAGCGAAGTGGGGCGCTTGGGGCGTCTCAGCCAAGTGCTCGCAGAAGTGGCTCCGCCCTACAGCGGTCATCCCGCCAGCCAATTTCTCCAAGTCCTCAGCTTTGGAAACACCGCTGAGATGGACTCCACCGTCTCCTTTGTCGTGAATTATCTTCTCGTGCGCGAAGAAGCCGAGCGCCTCGGCCTCTTCGTGCCAGAAGAACTCATCACCGAGGAAATCATGTCGCTTCCGGCCTTTGAAACCAATGGGCAATATGATCCCGCCAAATTCGACGACTACCTCACCAACGGGCTCTTCCTGCCCTACGCCGGTCGCCAAGTCAGCCTCGCCAGCAAAGGCCTCACCAACGCCGACTTCTACCAACTCATCTCCACCGTGGTGCTCTTCGAAGAACTGCAAAAACTGGTGAGCGATGGCTTGGTCCTCTCCGACCACTTCATCGAGCTCATCCACGCCGGGCAAAACCAAACGCTCGCCGTGCAACTCATCCGCCTCAGCCCGAGCGAATTCGAAAACGCCATCGAAGTCACCGAAGAGGAAATCCAAAGCTACTACCAGGAAAATCCCCAGGAATTCCAAACCCCCGAAGAGCGCGCCCTCCACTATGTCCGCCTCCCCTTCTGGGACGAAACCCCCGCGCCTGCCCCCGAAGCCTCCCCCACCCCGAAAACCGAAGTGGCCGACGCGAGGCTAGCGCAAGAGCGCGAAGCGCAGAAAAACCTTCGGAGCGATCAAATCGCCGACTTCTGGGTCTCGATTGCCAATGACAAGGGCGACTTCCACGCCGAAGCCGCGCAGATCGACCTCGAAGTCCAGACCGCCGGACCCTTCCCCCGCAGCCAAGCCCCCGAAGCCCTCAGCGCCGTGCCTGAACTCGTGAACGACCTCTTCTTGCGCACCCCGGGCGACCCCGTCAGCACCACCATCTACGAACAAGGCGAGGCCTGGTGGGTCTACACCCTCACCGAAATCATCGAACCCACGCTCCGCCCTTACCAAGAAGCCCGAACCGAAGCCGAGGCCTCCCTCCGAGAACGAAAACTGCGCGCCAAACTGGATGAAGCCGCCTCGGACCTCCGGCAAAAAATGGCTAGCGCTCTCTCCGGAGGGGGAGACTTCGCCACCGCGGCGGCCGCCGCGGGGCGGACCGCCGAAACCCCCGAGCCACTGACCGCTCAAGGAGGAAGCCCGGAAGCGAGCGCCCTTTACCGCGCCCTGGCCAACGAAAACGTAGGCCAAGTGGCAGAGCCCATCCGCTCGGGAGACGACCTCCTCGTGGCCACCGTCCTGGCCAAAACCCTCGTCCAAGACCCCTCGAAAGACACCCAAATGGAATTCCTGGGCGAGCAATACAATGGCTTCCTGGGGCAGATCGCCTTCGCCGCTTGGCTGGAACAAAAACGGGAAGCGGCCGACCTGGAATTGGCCCGTTTCCCTCAGGGTTGA
- a CDS encoding HAD family hydrolase — MQHVIDILRAHSSPLAPQPTATPPQLPALAGLKGIVFDIYGTLFISGSGDIGVAQNSSRDDLLRAALAENGVLLASEKTALADTFLQLIRQDHASTRARGITYPEVDIREIWSQFLLRHCPGTPPTQDLTERLAARDETATNPIWPMPHLAETLALLREKGLLLGIVSNAQFYTRRLFPAFLEASAWDLGFLRELSVWSYKIREAKPSPRLYQLLAEALAEKGIQPAEILYLGNDMRNDIRPAHQIGFRTALFAGDARSLRLRENDPDPMPAPDAVVTSLDQLPSLLGS, encoded by the coding sequence ATGCAGCATGTCATCGACATCCTTCGCGCCCACAGTTCCCCACTCGCGCCCCAACCCACCGCCACCCCGCCCCAGCTACCGGCACTGGCAGGCCTCAAAGGAATCGTCTTCGACATCTACGGCACCCTCTTTATCTCCGGCTCGGGCGACATTGGGGTGGCCCAGAACTCCTCGCGCGATGACCTCCTTCGGGCCGCCCTCGCGGAAAACGGCGTCCTCCTGGCCTCCGAAAAAACCGCCCTGGCCGACACCTTTCTCCAGCTCATCCGCCAGGACCATGCCAGCACGCGCGCCCGAGGGATCACCTACCCCGAAGTCGACATCCGGGAAATCTGGTCGCAATTCCTCCTCCGCCACTGCCCCGGCACCCCGCCCACCCAAGACCTGACCGAGCGCCTGGCCGCCCGCGACGAAACAGCTACCAACCCCATCTGGCCCATGCCCCATCTCGCCGAGACCCTCGCCCTCCTGCGGGAGAAAGGCCTCCTTCTCGGCATCGTCTCCAACGCCCAGTTTTACACCCGGCGCCTCTTCCCCGCCTTCTTGGAAGCCTCCGCCTGGGACCTCGGCTTCCTCCGGGAACTCAGCGTCTGGTCCTACAAAATCCGCGAAGCCAAACCCTCCCCCCGCCTCTACCAACTCCTGGCCGAGGCCCTGGCGGAAAAAGGCATCCAGCCCGCGGAAATCCTCTACCTCGGCAACGACATGCGCAATGACATCCGCCCGGCCCACCAAATCGGCTTCCGCACCGCTCTCTTCGCAGGCGATGCCCGCTCTCTCCGACTCCGCGAAAACGACCCCGACCCCATGCCCGCGCCCGACGCCGTGGTCACCTCCCTAGACCAGCTCCCCTCCCTCCTGGGAAGCTAG
- a CDS encoding D-2-hydroxyacid dehydrogenase: MLDAHTTSALALGERSSHHPSWDPLTALADLTLHPRTAPEEILERAQSAEALLTNKVLLPKDILTQLPQLKYLGIMATGTNNVDLAAARAQGIDVTNVPGYSTESVAQHVFALLLEMAGNISGHTQSVREGAWVASPDFAYTLTPFIELAGKKLGVLGFGAIGQAVARVGYGLGMEVLVSSRTEKPAPFPVRWVDRETLLAEADAVSLHCALTPDTQHLINAESVQKMKPTAWLINTGRGPLVDEAALATALGEGKIAGYATDVLSAEPARADNPLLTAPRTWITPHLAWASVEARHRLMATLAANLQAWQNGTPQNVVN, translated from the coding sequence ATCCTCGACGCCCACACCACCTCCGCGCTCGCGCTCGGCGAACGTTCCTCCCACCACCCCTCCTGGGACCCGCTCACCGCCCTGGCCGACCTCACCCTCCACCCTCGGACCGCGCCTGAGGAAATCCTCGAGCGAGCGCAGAGCGCCGAAGCGCTCCTGACCAACAAAGTCCTGCTGCCCAAAGACATTCTCACCCAGCTCCCCCAGCTTAAATACCTCGGCATCATGGCCACCGGGACCAACAACGTCGACCTGGCAGCCGCGCGCGCCCAAGGGATCGACGTCACCAACGTCCCCGGCTACTCCACCGAATCGGTCGCCCAGCACGTCTTCGCCCTGCTCCTGGAAATGGCCGGCAACATCAGCGGCCACACCCAATCCGTCCGCGAAGGGGCCTGGGTCGCCAGCCCCGACTTCGCCTACACCCTCACCCCCTTCATCGAGCTAGCGGGCAAAAAACTGGGCGTGCTCGGCTTCGGCGCCATCGGCCAAGCCGTCGCCCGCGTGGGCTATGGCTTGGGCATGGAAGTGCTCGTCTCCAGTCGCACCGAAAAGCCCGCCCCCTTTCCCGTTCGCTGGGTCGACCGCGAAACCCTCCTGGCCGAAGCGGACGCCGTCAGTCTCCACTGCGCCCTCACGCCCGACACCCAGCACCTCATCAATGCCGAAAGCGTGCAAAAAATGAAACCCACCGCTTGGCTCATCAACACAGGGCGCGGCCCGCTGGTGGACGAAGCCGCCCTCGCCACCGCTCTCGGGGAAGGAAAAATCGCAGGCTATGCCACCGACGTGCTCTCGGCCGAGCCGGCCCGCGCGGACAACCCCCTCCTGACCGCCCCCCGCACCTGGATCACGCCCCACTTGGCCTGGGCCAGCGTGGAAGCGCGCCACCGCCTCATGGCCACCCTCGCCGCCAACCTCCAAGCCTGGCAAAACGGGACGCCCCAAAACGTCGTCAACTGA
- a CDS encoding DUF3592 domain-containing protein, translating to MPRSSLPQVLFGLVSIAIGLFFCLWLWQGYQKVKVTRAWPSVSAVLEKAEVARYTQHQTPSPKFQVDLLYSYEWEGKVFTSSQSRMRPLRSMTLQKAENLVKELKSLRPFRAYVNPADPSQAILKHDTKAALYTIWFPGLLVVGGIGILLGAFRK from the coding sequence ATGCCCCGCTCCTCCCTCCCGCAAGTCCTCTTCGGCCTCGTCAGCATCGCCATCGGCCTCTTCTTCTGCCTCTGGCTCTGGCAAGGCTACCAAAAGGTCAAGGTCACCCGGGCCTGGCCCTCGGTCTCCGCCGTCTTGGAAAAAGCGGAGGTGGCCCGTTATACCCAACACCAAACACCTTCGCCGAAATTCCAGGTCGACCTCCTCTACAGCTATGAATGGGAGGGAAAAGTCTTCACCAGCAGCCAATCCCGCATGCGTCCCCTGCGGAGCATGACCTTGCAAAAAGCGGAAAACCTCGTGAAAGAGCTCAAAAGCCTCCGCCCGTTCCGCGCCTACGTGAACCCGGCCGACCCCAGCCAAGCCATCCTCAAGCACGACACCAAAGCCGCCCTCTACACCATCTGGTTTCCCGGCCTCTTGGTCGTCGGCGGAATCGGCATCTTGCTAGGCGCCTTTCGGAAATAA
- a CDS encoding GatB/YqeY domain-containing protein produces the protein MSEISAKVMEDMKAAMKAKDAVTLTVLRALKSAVKNAAIEKGGAGAELTDPEVTAVIRKQVKQRQDSIESFEAAGRAELAEKEKREIGVLEGYLPQALSEAELSQLVEEAIAEAGATSIKDMGAVMKLANGKAGGRADGKTLSLAVKERLV, from the coding sequence ATGAGCGAGATTTCTGCCAAGGTGATGGAGGATATGAAGGCTGCCATGAAGGCTAAGGATGCGGTGACGCTTACGGTCCTGCGAGCGCTGAAGTCGGCCGTCAAGAATGCGGCCATTGAGAAAGGAGGCGCCGGCGCCGAGCTGACCGATCCGGAGGTGACGGCCGTCATCCGCAAGCAGGTGAAGCAACGGCAGGATTCCATCGAGAGTTTTGAGGCGGCCGGTCGAGCTGAGTTGGCCGAGAAGGAGAAGCGGGAGATCGGGGTTTTGGAGGGCTATCTTCCGCAGGCTTTGAGTGAGGCGGAGCTGAGCCAGTTGGTCGAGGAGGCGATCGCTGAGGCGGGCGCCACTTCCATCAAGGATATGGGCGCGGTCATGAAGCTGGCCAATGGGAAGGCGGGGGGACGAGCGGATGGGAAGACGCTGAGTTTGGCGGTCAAGGAGAGGTTGGTCTGA
- a CDS encoding tetratricopeptide repeat protein: protein MAENRLQKRDELFDDANGHLAMGDMDDAIVGYRQCVEIDPDFFDGWHALGMALMKTGQLREAIGAGLMATTLEPNDLLAWTALSQMYVQNEQIAEAEAAKANATILSLGGKVVK, encoded by the coding sequence ATGGCAGAAAACCGCCTCCAGAAGCGCGACGAGCTCTTCGACGACGCCAACGGCCACCTCGCCATGGGCGACATGGACGACGCCATCGTAGGCTACCGCCAATGCGTCGAAATCGATCCAGACTTCTTCGATGGCTGGCACGCCCTCGGCATGGCCCTCATGAAAACGGGCCAGCTCCGTGAAGCCATCGGGGCCGGCCTCATGGCCACCACCCTCGAGCCCAATGACCTCCTGGCCTGGACCGCACTCTCCCAAATGTACGTCCAGAACGAGCAAATCGCTGAAGCGGAAGCCGCCAAAGCGAACGCCACCATCCTCTCCCTCGGTGGAAAAGTCGTAAAATAA